One Candidatus Epulonipiscium sp. genomic region harbors:
- a CDS encoding tryptophanase — protein MSRIEFFSGKEVPLEMHRVRVIQKLFLPPIEERLNALNGAGNNLYLLKNEDIFLDMLTDSGVNAMSDNQVAAMLNSDDAYAGSRTYYELEEKLQEIFGMDYFLPAHQGRACENLISQCFVKPGDVVPMNYHFTTTKAHIVENGGRVVEVLSDDSLISDSTELFKGNFDLDKLENTIKEVGAEHIPFVRVEAGTNLIGGQPISLENIEVVAKICRTYGIMTLLDASLLQDNAYFMKMREEQCKDLSIKEIILKVASHFDIIYFSARKFGFVRGGGICLRTKELWDSMKELVTLYEGFLTYGGMSVREMGAMVVGLDETLDMDMISQGPQFIKYMVDELDKRGIPVVKPAGGLGCHIDAMQFIPQVPGEAYPAAALCSALYLAGGIRSMERGTLSEDRNPDGTEHIAAMELVRCAMPRRVFTLSQVDYAVDRIHWLWENRNLIEGLRFTEEPKTLRFFVGRLEPVSNWQEKLVEKFRKTFPKSL, from the coding sequence ATGAGCCGTATTGAATTTTTTAGTGGAAAAGAAGTCCCCTTGGAAATGCACAGGGTAAGAGTAATACAAAAGCTATTTTTACCTCCGATAGAAGAAAGACTAAATGCCTTAAATGGGGCAGGCAACAATCTATATCTATTAAAAAACGAGGATATATTTCTAGATATGCTTACAGATAGTGGTGTCAATGCCATGAGTGATAACCAGGTTGCCGCTATGTTAAATTCTGATGATGCCTATGCAGGATCTAGGACGTACTATGAATTAGAAGAAAAACTCCAAGAAATCTTCGGAATGGATTATTTTTTACCGGCCCATCAAGGGCGGGCTTGCGAAAACCTTATTTCACAATGTTTTGTTAAACCTGGTGATGTAGTGCCGATGAATTATCATTTTACGACAACCAAAGCTCATATTGTAGAAAATGGGGGGAGAGTTGTTGAGGTACTAAGCGATGATAGTTTGATTTCAGATAGCACAGAATTATTTAAGGGAAACTTTGATTTAGATAAATTAGAAAACACTATTAAAGAAGTGGGCGCGGAGCATATCCCTTTTGTTAGAGTGGAAGCAGGCACAAACCTCATCGGTGGACAGCCAATCTCCCTAGAAAATATAGAGGTAGTGGCAAAGATTTGTAGAACCTATGGGATTATGACATTATTAGATGCCAGTTTATTACAAGATAATGCCTATTTCATGAAGATGAGAGAAGAGCAATGTAAGGATTTAAGTATAAAGGAAATTATACTTAAAGTAGCTTCACACTTTGATATTATTTATTTTTCTGCTAGAAAATTTGGTTTTGTAAGAGGAGGCGGAATTTGCCTTAGAACGAAAGAACTTTGGGATTCTATGAAAGAACTAGTTACTTTATATGAAGGATTCCTCACATATGGAGGGATGTCTGTTCGTGAAATGGGAGCAATGGTAGTAGGATTAGATGAAACCTTGGATATGGATATGATTTCACAGGGGCCACAATTTATAAAGTATATGGTAGATGAGCTGGATAAAAGAGGCATCCCAGTGGTAAAACCTGCTGGTGGTTTGGGTTGCCATATCGATGCAATGCAGTTTATTCCGCAGGTTCCGGGGGAGGCGTATCCTGCAGCAGCCCTATGTTCTGCCTTATACCTAGCAGGAGGCATTCGCTCCATGGAAAGGGGCACCCTGAGTGAAGATAGAAATCCAGATGGTACCGAACATATTGCAGCCATGGAACTAGTACGATGTGCGATGCCAAGACGGGTATTTACCTTAAGTCAGGTGGATTATGCAGTGGATAGAATTCATTGGCTTTGGGAGAATAGGAATCTCATAGAAGGACTTAGAT
- a CDS encoding aspartate kinase has translation MLIVQKFGGSSVANAERVLNVAKRIIETYKQGNNVVVILSAQGDTTDDLIAKAHEINEHPSRREMDMLISVGEQQSVALMAMAINKLGYPAVSLNAFQVGMHTSRTHSNARLKKINTERIETELDRKNIVLVTGFQGINRYDDVTTLGRSGSDTTAVAIAAALKADKCEIYTDVDGVYTADPRIVKNARKLSEITYDEMLELATLGARVLHNRSVEIAKKYNVELVVRSSLNNSEGTFVREVCNMEKMLVSGVAGDKDVARISVVGIPDTPGKAFELFSLLSKNKISVDIILQSIGRNGSKDISFTVAKDDLHDAIEVIKDNQERMQIKDVVFKEDVAKVSIVGAGMATNPGVAATMFEAMYNAGINISMISTSEVKISVLIDEKYTEDAMNAIHEQFRLAIER, from the coding sequence TTGTTAATAGTACAAAAATTTGGAGGAAGTTCCGTTGCCAATGCTGAGAGAGTATTAAATGTTGCAAAAAGAATAATTGAAACCTATAAGCAGGGAAATAATGTTGTAGTAATTTTATCTGCTCAGGGAGATACAACCGATGACTTAATTGCTAAAGCCCATGAAATCAATGAACATCCTTCTAGAAGGGAAATGGATATGCTTATATCTGTAGGGGAGCAGCAATCAGTTGCACTTATGGCAATGGCAATTAATAAACTAGGGTATCCTGCAGTATCCCTTAATGCCTTTCAGGTGGGAATGCATACAAGCCGTACCCATAGCAATGCGAGGCTTAAAAAGATTAATACGGAAAGAATCGAAACAGAATTAGATAGAAAAAATATTGTATTGGTTACAGGATTCCAAGGTATCAATAGATATGATGATGTTACAACCTTAGGAAGAAGCGGTTCTGATACTACAGCAGTGGCTATAGCCGCAGCTCTAAAGGCGGATAAATGTGAAATCTACACTGATGTAGATGGAGTTTATACAGCGGATCCTAGAATAGTTAAAAATGCAAGGAAGCTAAGTGAAATAACCTATGACGAAATGTTAGAATTAGCCACATTAGGTGCAAGAGTTCTCCATAACCGCTCTGTGGAAATAGCAAAAAAATATAATGTAGAATTAGTTGTAAGGTCTAGTTTAAACAATTCGGAAGGAACATTCGTTAGGGAGGTATGTAATATGGAAAAAATGTTGGTAAGCGGAGTTGCAGGAGATAAAGATGTAGCAAGAATTTCAGTTGTTGGAATACCAGATACCCCTGGTAAGGCTTTTGAACTATTTTCCTTACTATCAAAAAACAAAATTAGTGTAGACATTATACTACAATCAATAGGCCGTAACGGTTCAAAGGATATCTCTTTCACAGTAGCTAAAGATGATTTGCATGATGCAATAGAAGTAATAAAAGACAACCAGGAAAGGATGCAAATAAAAGATGTTGTATTTAAAGAAGATGTAGCAAAGGTTTCCATAGTAGGAGCAGGAATGGCTACAAACCCTGGAGTAGCAGCAACAATGTTCGAAGCAATGTATAATGCGGGAATCAATATAAGTATGATTTCCACATCGGAGGTTAAAATTTCCGTGCTGATTGATGAAAAATATACAGAGGATGCAATGAATGCAATCCATGAACAATTTAGGCTTGCAATAGAAAGATAA
- a CDS encoding cofactor-independent phosphoglycerate mutase, whose protein sequence is MKYVVILGDGMADEPIKELGNKTPLQYAKKPTIDYLAEHGEVGKVHTIPKGMNPGSDTANLSVMGYDPMRYYSGRSPLEAVSMGVEIMDTDVTFRCNLVTVTDDGEYEEKVILDHSSDEISTEEAKILIKDVNEHFKTKEIEFFPGISYRHLMVWHGGSKEFNLTPPHDILGKSIKNYLPEGKQSDIIFKMMKESYKFLSQHPINKERIIKGLKPANSIWIWGEGSKPKLPSFEKKYGLKGSVISAVDLIKGIGLCAGLKSIDVEGATGNIHTNFEGKAMAAINELKNGQDFVYVHVEAPDECGHRNELENKIKSIELLDKKVIKVIKEQLDLLEEDYKLMILPDHPTPIRLRTHTSEPVPYLIYHKKKEKLNPKQVYDEINMNINNNSFSKGHELMDYFLG, encoded by the coding sequence ATGAAATATGTTGTAATCCTTGGAGATGGAATGGCAGATGAGCCTATAAAAGAGTTGGGAAACAAGACACCTCTTCAATATGCGAAAAAGCCTACAATAGATTATTTGGCTGAACATGGAGAAGTGGGAAAAGTTCATACAATACCAAAAGGTATGAATCCTGGAAGTGATACGGCTAATCTATCTGTAATGGGGTATGACCCCATGAGATATTATTCGGGTAGGTCTCCGCTAGAAGCAGTCAGTATGGGAGTGGAAATTATGGATACAGATGTAACTTTTCGGTGTAATTTGGTGACAGTTACTGACGATGGCGAATATGAAGAAAAAGTCATATTAGACCATAGTTCCGACGAGATTTCTACGGAAGAGGCAAAAATATTAATTAAAGATGTTAATGAGCATTTTAAAACTAAGGAGATAGAGTTTTTCCCAGGAATTAGTTATAGACACTTAATGGTATGGCATGGGGGTAGTAAAGAATTTAACTTAACTCCCCCCCATGATATATTGGGCAAAAGTATTAAAAACTATCTCCCAGAAGGAAAACAAAGTGATATAATATTTAAGATGATGAAAGAAAGTTACAAATTTTTAAGTCAACATCCTATTAATAAAGAAAGAATTATAAAAGGTTTAAAACCGGCTAATTCAATTTGGATTTGGGGGGAAGGAAGTAAACCCAAGTTGCCTTCATTTGAAAAAAAATATGGACTAAAGGGCTCAGTGATTTCTGCCGTGGATTTGATTAAAGGAATAGGGCTTTGTGCCGGACTAAAATCTATTGATGTAGAAGGAGCCACAGGTAATATCCATACGAATTTTGAAGGTAAAGCTATGGCAGCCATTAATGAATTAAAAAATGGTCAGGATTTCGTATATGTTCATGTAGAGGCGCCAGATGAATGTGGGCATAGGAATGAACTAGAAAATAAGATAAAATCTATTGAGCTTCTTGATAAAAAGGTTATAAAAGTTATAAAGGAACAATTGGACTTGTTGGAAGAGGATTATAAACTTATGATTTTGCCGGATCATCCTACTCCTATTAGATTAAGGACTCATACATCCGAACCGGTACCCTATCTCATTTATCACAAAAAAAAGGAAAAACTAAACCCTAAGCAAGTTTATGATGAAATTAATATGAATATAAATAATAATAGCTTTTCAAAAGGTCATGAATTAATGGATTATTTTTTAGGATAA
- a CDS encoding homoserine dehydrogenase: MVDIAILGYGTVGSGVVEVINTNKFSIDKRAGSPIRIKHVLDLRRFPGDPIEEILTDNIEDILNDDEVKVIVEVMGGVEPAYTFVKRALLKGKSVVTSNKELVAKHGAELLEIARQRDINFLFEASVGGGIPIIRPLNQSLTADEIYEITGILNGTTNYILSKMADEGGNFEEVLKEAQDKGYAERDPRADVEGHDACRKIAILSSLAFGMHVDYEDIYTEGIAKITRKDIAYAEKIGYTIKLLATSKKVEHCIFARVSPVMISKKHPLATVNGVFNAIFIKGNVIGDVMFYGKGAGKLPTASAVVADIVDAIKHLNCNIVSHWSTEKVNLMDLKDVHSRYFIRIEYDDFESAKKEIERIFETKEIIQLDNSEKELSFITKNEAEGTLSEKVNLLKEKEGIKEIISIIRIEK; this comes from the coding sequence ATGGTAGATATTGCTATATTAGGATATGGAACGGTTGGGTCCGGTGTGGTGGAAGTTATCAATACTAATAAGTTTAGTATTGATAAAAGAGCAGGAAGTCCCATCCGTATCAAACATGTATTAGATTTAAGAAGATTTCCGGGAGATCCTATTGAAGAAATTTTAACAGATAATATAGAAGATATCCTAAATGACGATGAGGTTAAGGTTATAGTAGAGGTAATGGGAGGGGTCGAGCCTGCTTACACATTTGTAAAAAGGGCACTACTTAAGGGGAAAAGTGTTGTGACCTCCAATAAGGAATTAGTAGCAAAACATGGGGCTGAACTTTTAGAGATTGCTAGACAAAGAGATATTAATTTTTTGTTTGAAGCCAGTGTCGGAGGTGGAATCCCTATTATCCGCCCTCTTAACCAATCCCTTACTGCTGATGAGATTTATGAGATTACAGGAATCCTAAATGGAACAACAAACTACATCTTATCCAAGATGGCTGATGAAGGTGGGAATTTTGAAGAAGTCTTAAAGGAGGCCCAGGATAAAGGATATGCAGAAAGGGACCCTAGGGCCGACGTAGAAGGCCACGATGCATGTAGGAAAATTGCTATATTATCCTCTTTGGCATTTGGTATGCATGTAGATTATGAGGACATATATACAGAGGGAATCGCAAAGATAACAAGAAAAGATATAGCCTATGCTGAAAAAATTGGCTACACGATTAAGCTTCTTGCTACTAGCAAAAAGGTTGAACATTGTATTTTTGCTAGGGTATCCCCTGTTATGATAAGTAAAAAGCATCCCTTAGCAACCGTAAATGGGGTCTTTAATGCAATATTTATTAAGGGAAATGTAATAGGAGATGTAATGTTTTATGGAAAAGGAGCAGGAAAACTCCCAACCGCCAGCGCAGTGGTTGCAGATATTGTAGATGCCATAAAACATCTAAATTGCAACATAGTATCCCATTGGAGTACAGAAAAGGTAAATTTAATGGACTTAAAAGATGTCCATAGTCGTTATTTTATTAGAATTGAATATGACGATTTCGAATCAGCAAAAAAAGAGATAGAAAGGATATTTGAAACGAAAGAAATTATACAATTAGATAATAGTGAAAAAGAACTTTCGTTTATTACTAAAAATGAGGCAGAAGGAACCCTTAGTGAAAAGGTTAACTTATTAAAAGAAAAAGAGGGTATAAAAGAGATAATAAGTATAATTAGAATCGAAAAATAG
- a CDS encoding ACT domain-containing protein has product MKEKATYFIVDQTVLPEVFIKVVEAKRLLESDKVQTVQEAADAIGISRSSFYKYKDSVFPFFENSRGRTITISIQLEDRAGLLSHVLNLIATVGANILTINQTIPVNRIANVTITMETDPTKDDIKELINKVEEVEGVLNFKILARE; this is encoded by the coding sequence ATGAAGGAAAAGGCCACATATTTTATAGTTGACCAAACTGTGCTTCCAGAAGTATTTATAAAAGTTGTAGAGGCAAAAAGGCTCCTAGAGTCAGATAAAGTTCAAACAGTTCAAGAGGCAGCTGACGCTATTGGTATTAGCAGAAGCTCGTTTTATAAATATAAGGACTCGGTATTCCCATTCTTTGAAAATTCTAGGGGAAGAACAATTACCATATCCATTCAGCTAGAGGATAGGGCCGGGCTTTTATCCCATGTACTAAATCTTATTGCCACTGTGGGGGCAAATATATTAACGATAAATCAAACGATACCCGTTAATAGGATCGCTAATGTAACTATTACTATGGAAACAGATCCTACAAAAGATGATATAAAGGAACTCATTAATAAAGTAGAGGAAGTTGAAGGTGTTTTAAACTTTAAAATTTTAGCTAGGGAGTGA
- a CDS encoding purine-binding chemotaxis protein CheW has translation MATRQEVIFKLGGEEYGLDIMKVYGIEKYHQVTKIPNTPEYIEGIINLRGEVHPIYNLRKKFKMPEKPIDDETKMIIVNSNEMMIGFIVDAVIEIRHIEEENIKPAPRLISGIDRRYITGVAKIDDRMVILLDVDLILEEEEKKEMSQVLEENA, from the coding sequence ATGGCAACAAGACAAGAGGTTATTTTTAAATTAGGCGGGGAAGAGTATGGCTTAGATATTATGAAGGTATACGGAATTGAAAAGTATCATCAAGTTACAAAGATACCTAATACACCAGAATACATTGAAGGTATTATAAACCTAAGGGGAGAAGTTCACCCTATTTATAACTTGAGAAAAAAGTTTAAAATGCCTGAGAAACCGATAGACGATGAAACAAAAATGATTATTGTTAATTCCAATGAAATGATGATTGGATTTATAGTTGATGCAGTAATAGAAATAAGGCATATAGAAGAAGAAAACATAAAACCAGCACCTAGACTTATATCAGGTATTGATAGACGGTATATTACAGGAGTAGCCAAAATAGATGATAGAATGGTTATACTTCTAGATGTAGATTTAATCTTAGAAGAAGAAGAAAAAAAGGAAATGTCACAGGTACTAGAGGAAAATGCATAA
- the prfB gene encoding peptide chain release factor 2 (programmed frameshift): MLELEQLKLELQPYKDRLEEMRDSLDIASAKKRLIILEKKSSDSDFWNDMEGAQKILQEIKFLKTKIEKFEELYEEFEDIITLIEMALEEKEEELIPEAKGLSKEFIKHYEDMRIGTLLDGEYDKNNAILTLHSGAGGTEACDWVSMLYRMVIRWSEDKGYKVEVLDYLPGDEAGIKSVTIQINGENAYGYLKSEKGVHRLVRISPFDSSGRRHTSFASCDVLPEIDDDVDIEINPEEIRIDTYRSSGAGGQHVNTTDSAVRITHVPTNIVVQCQNERSQHKNKDRAMKMLRAKLHERKLEEQLEKLQGIRGEVKEIGWGSQIRSYVFHPYNMVKDHRTSEETGNVSAVMDGDIDRFINAYLKWIH; this comes from the exons TTGTTAGAGCTTGAGCAATTAAAATTAGAGCTCCAGCCTTATAAGGATAGACTAGAAGAAATGAGGGATTCACTT GACATTGCTTCTGCTAAAAAAAGGCTCATAATTTTAGAAAAAAAGTCATCGGATTCAGATTTTTGGAATGACATGGAGGGAGCTCAAAAAATCCTTCAAGAGATAAAATTTTTAAAAACAAAAATAGAAAAGTTCGAAGAACTCTATGAGGAATTTGAAGATATAATTACGCTTATTGAAATGGCCCTAGAAGAAAAAGAAGAAGAATTAATTCCGGAAGCAAAAGGTCTAAGTAAAGAATTTATAAAGCACTATGAAGATATGAGGATTGGCACCTTATTAGATGGGGAATATGATAAGAACAATGCAATACTTACTCTTCATTCTGGAGCAGGGGGAACAGAGGCTTGTGATTGGGTATCCATGCTTTACAGGATGGTTATAAGATGGTCAGAAGATAAAGGATATAAGGTAGAAGTCTTAGACTATTTGCCGGGAGATGAAGCAGGGATTAAATCGGTTACTATTCAGATAAATGGTGAAAATGCCTATGGGTATTTGAAATCAGAAAAGGGTGTCCATCGTCTAGTTAGAATTTCGCCTTTTGATTCTTCTGGGAGACGGCATACTTCCTTTGCATCCTGTGATGTACTTCCAGAAATAGATGATGATGTGGATATAGAAATCAATCCAGAGGAAATAAGAATTGATACCTATAGATCCAGCGGAGCAGGTGGGCAGCATGTTAATACGACGGATTCCGCTGTTCGCATTACCCATGTACCTACTAATATAGTAGTTCAATGTCAAAATGAACGTTCACAGCATAAAAATAAAGATAGAGCGATGAAAATGCTAAGGGCAAAGTTGCATGAAAGAAAGCTAGAAGAGCAACTGGAAAAGCTACAGGGTATTCGGGGCGAAGTCAAAGAAATCGGTTGGGGAAGTCAAATAAGATCCTATGTTTTTCATCCCTATAATATGGTTAAGGATCACCGGACCAGCGAAGAAACAGGAAATGTTTCAGCAGTTATGGACGGGGATATTGATAGATTTATCAATGCATATCTTAAATGGATTCATTAA
- the secA gene encoding preprotein translocase subunit SecA: MKSFLEKIFGSHSKRELKRIEDIVNDIEELAPQMEKLTDDELRAKTDEFKKRLSAGQTLDDILPEAYAVVREAATRVLKMRHFRVQLVGGVILHQGRISEMKTGEGKTLVSTLPAYLNALEEKGVHIVTVNDYLAKRDAEWMGKVHEFLGLSVGVILNDMDPEERREAYNCDITYGTNNEYGFDYLRDNMVIYKEEMVQRELNYAIIDEVDSVLIDEARTPLIISGSSSKSTHLYKAADTLVRRLIKGKTLTEESSLNNLMRQEVEEEGDFVVDEKAKTVTLTAEGVKKAEQYFGLNNLADPENMEIQHHINIALKANNLMHLDKDYVINDGEIVIVDEFTGRLMPGRRYSDGLHQAIEAKENVEVNRESKTLATITFQNYFNKYNKKCGMTGTALTEEEEFRQIYGMDVIVIPTNKPVARIDHSDVVYKTEKAKFNAVVNEIEESYEKGQPVLVGTITIETSEMLSQLLRKRGVKHEVLNAKYHEREAEIVAMAGQRSAVTIATNMAGRGTDIKLGEGVVELGGLKIIGTERHESRRIDNQLRGRSGRQGDPGESRFYISLEDDLMRLFGSDRIAKIFETINMPEDEPIEHKMLTKAIENAQKKVEGNNFSIRKHLLEYDRVMNEQREIIYGERRKVLEGDNLKGNIIKMIKDTVEHAVEINTGESPHPDDWNIAGLGDYLVRIIPIEEVEVSKEEREDITKETLKDKLIEKALKLYDSKEKEIGEEQMREIERVILLRVIDQKWMDHIDNMDQMRQGIGLRAYGQRDPLVEYQFVGYDMFEEMSANIQEDTVRALFHVKVAYKPERERVAEPTSTNRGEESSVRTPYKRKEGKIGRNDSCPCGSGKKYKHCCGKNA, encoded by the coding sequence GTGAAAAGTTTTTTAGAAAAGATATTTGGAAGTCATAGCAAACGTGAACTAAAAAGAATAGAAGACATTGTTAATGATATTGAAGAGTTGGCTCCACAGATGGAAAAACTAACAGATGATGAGCTAAGGGCTAAAACAGATGAGTTCAAAAAACGATTATCCGCAGGACAAACCCTAGATGATATACTACCGGAGGCTTATGCAGTTGTAAGAGAGGCTGCTACAAGAGTATTAAAAATGAGACATTTTAGAGTTCAGTTGGTTGGGGGAGTAATCTTGCACCAAGGAAGAATATCTGAAATGAAAACAGGGGAAGGTAAAACCCTAGTTTCCACCCTTCCTGCATATTTGAATGCCCTAGAAGAAAAAGGTGTTCACATTGTAACGGTTAATGATTATCTGGCAAAACGTGACGCAGAATGGATGGGGAAGGTCCATGAATTTTTGGGACTTAGTGTAGGAGTTATTCTGAACGATATGGATCCTGAAGAACGCAGAGAGGCTTATAACTGTGATATTACCTATGGAACAAATAATGAATATGGCTTTGATTACCTAAGAGATAACATGGTCATATACAAAGAGGAAATGGTTCAAAGGGAACTTAACTATGCAATCATAGATGAAGTGGACTCAGTATTAATAGACGAAGCTAGAACTCCACTGATTATATCAGGTAGTAGTTCTAAATCTACTCATTTGTATAAGGCAGCGGATACCTTAGTTAGACGATTAATTAAGGGAAAAACATTAACAGAAGAATCATCCTTAAATAACCTAATGCGCCAAGAGGTAGAAGAAGAAGGAGACTTTGTAGTTGATGAGAAGGCAAAAACAGTTACCCTAACAGCTGAAGGGGTTAAAAAAGCAGAGCAATATTTTGGACTAAATAACTTGGCAGATCCTGAGAATATGGAAATACAACATCATATAAACATAGCCCTTAAAGCCAATAACCTTATGCATTTGGATAAAGATTATGTCATTAATGATGGGGAAATCGTAATAGTTGATGAGTTTACAGGAAGGCTAATGCCAGGTAGAAGATATTCGGATGGGCTTCACCAAGCTATAGAGGCTAAAGAAAACGTAGAGGTAAATAGGGAAAGTAAGACTCTAGCAACAATTACTTTCCAGAATTACTTTAACAAATACAACAAAAAATGTGGTATGACGGGTACTGCATTAACAGAGGAAGAGGAATTCCGCCAAATTTATGGTATGGATGTAATCGTTATTCCTACTAATAAACCAGTTGCCCGTATTGACCATTCAGATGTAGTTTACAAAACAGAAAAAGCAAAGTTTAATGCTGTTGTTAACGAAATTGAAGAATCTTATGAAAAAGGACAACCAGTTTTAGTAGGTACTATAACTATCGAAACATCCGAAATGCTTAGCCAACTTCTTAGAAAAAGAGGCGTAAAGCATGAAGTATTAAATGCAAAATATCATGAAAGAGAAGCCGAAATAGTTGCTATGGCAGGACAAAGGAGTGCAGTTACCATTGCAACCAATATGGCAGGCCGTGGTACAGATATTAAACTTGGAGAAGGGGTAGTAGAATTAGGGGGACTAAAGATTATTGGTACAGAAAGACATGAATCAAGACGTATTGATAATCAGTTAAGAGGTCGTTCTGGTCGTCAAGGAGACCCCGGGGAATCACGTTTTTATATTTCCCTTGAAGATGATTTAATGAGGCTTTTTGGTTCAGATAGGATAGCAAAGATATTTGAAACCATAAATATGCCAGAAGATGAACCCATAGAGCATAAAATGCTCACTAAAGCCATAGAAAATGCACAAAAAAAGGTGGAAGGTAATAACTTCTCCATTCGTAAGCACTTACTTGAATATGATAGGGTTATGAATGAACAAAGAGAAATCATATATGGGGAACGTCGTAAGGTGTTAGAAGGAGATAATCTAAAAGGTAATATCATAAAGATGATAAAAGACACCGTGGAACATGCAGTAGAGATAAACACGGGAGAAAGTCCACATCCAGATGATTGGAATATAGCAGGGCTTGGGGATTACCTAGTGAGAATAATCCCGATAGAAGAAGTAGAAGTATCGAAGGAAGAAAGAGAAGATATAACAAAAGAAACCCTAAAAGATAAGTTAATAGAAAAAGCATTAAAATTATATGACAGTAAGGAAAAGGAAATCGGAGAAGAACAAATGCGTGAGATTGAGCGGGTGATTCTCCTTCGAGTAATTGACCAAAAATGGATGGATCATATAGATAATATGGATCAAATGCGTCAGGGTATAGGCCTGCGTGCTTACGGACAAAGAGATCCATTGGTAGAATATCAATTTGTTGGTTATGATATGTTTGAAGAGATGAGTGCTAATATTCAAGAAGATACAGTTCGTGCGCTTTTCCATGTGAAGGTTGCATATAAACCTGAAAGGGAAAGAGTTGCAGAACCGACTTCGACTAATAGGGGAGAAGAATCCAGTGTAAGAACCCCTTATAAGAGAAAAGAGGGGAAAATAGGACGAAATGATTCTTGTCCCTGTGGTAGTGGAAAAAAATATAAACATTGTTGTGGAAAAAATGCATAA
- the raiA gene encoding ribosome-associated translation inhibitor RaiA, with amino-acid sequence MRYIISGTNIEITNALQQKVMDKLTKLEKFFIAETEAQVTLSVEKLRHIVEVTIPFQGTILRAEVEGKDMYAAIDEVVDVLEKQLLKFKNRLKDKHRGNSPFKKEFIKNIEKDNEDEESIIIEKTKRFAIKPMDVEEAAMQMDLLGHDFFVFRDAVTEEVNVVYKRKNGTYGLIEPEF; translated from the coding sequence ATGCGTTATATTATTAGTGGAACAAATATAGAAATTACCAATGCCCTTCAGCAAAAAGTAATGGATAAACTAACTAAATTAGAAAAGTTTTTTATAGCTGAAACAGAAGCACAGGTTACCCTTAGTGTTGAGAAGTTAAGACATATTGTGGAAGTAACGATCCCTTTTCAAGGAACAATATTAAGGGCTGAAGTTGAAGGAAAGGATATGTATGCTGCAATTGATGAGGTTGTAGATGTATTAGAAAAGCAGTTACTAAAATTTAAAAACCGTCTTAAGGATAAACATAGGGGGAATAGCCCGTTTAAAAAAGAATTCATAAAAAATATTGAAAAAGATAATGAGGATGAAGAATCAATCATTATAGAAAAAACCAAACGTTTTGCAATCAAGCCTATGGATGTGGAAGAAGCGGCAATGCAGATGGATTTACTAGGACATGATTTTTTTGTATTTAGAGACGCGGTAACAGAAGAAGTAAATGTAGTATACAAACGAAAAAATGGCACCTACGGGTTAATTGAACCAGAATTTTAG